A region of the Telopea speciosissima isolate NSW1024214 ecotype Mountain lineage unplaced genomic scaffold, Tspe_v1 Tspe_v1.0856, whole genome shotgun sequence genome:
TGATTCCTGGTCGATCCCTTATTGATGATTCGATACGAACAAAAGTAAAAGTataaacaatttcaaaatttcaaagaaaatagGAGTAAATCTATCCGATCCGTACCGATACAGACCGATCCGGATCTGTATTCGTTTCTTTCTTAAAATCAATTTTCCCAAACACAAGTCACAAGAAGGCTCTTCCCACAGTTTTTCAACGAATTCACGAATCCCTCTTTCCTAGCGATTGCCAAAAAGGAATCCCACTACGGACGTCACGGGGCTCCTACCCTAAATTTCTGTCACTATGTCGGAATCCGTTTTTCCGCCCCTAGAAATCCCAGAAAATCGGTTTTCCACACCGGTTTAACAAACAGCTCTAGCTGAAGATCTCTTTGTTAGTCAAGTCAGTCAGAGCCTCTTCTATATCTCTATCCTTTCTCTTCGACCATTGTGCctaattcttcttttttccttcttcagaAGCGAAGCTAAGGGTTTCTCATTATCGCACTCTGGTTGACAGGTATTTTGCCATCTATTGGTAGTTGAAATCAGGGTTTCATGGTCcatttttagtttgttttacCTCTTTTCTGGCTTCTGGTGacgattttgttttcttttgtgatAAAGAATCGGTTGATCCTTCTattccctttccctttttctGTCTCCATATCTGTTTAAGGACCCGTTGGTTTTGGATTGCAATTATTATCCGATAACATACGTCAttgattgaaaattgaaaataaaccgTTCAAATGTGGAATTAGGTTTGGATTCAAGTATCAGAACATCGGGCGACCTAAAATAATTATTGAAACTGGGGGTTGGAGACCctcaaaatgggttttttttgttccccATTCTCTTCTGATTTTTCTTTCAATCGAGTGTTTTTTCacaaaaacttcaattttgtAATTGAAAATCTGCGATGctatgtttgtgtgtgtgttttgtccTCTGAATTGTTCCTTAATATTGCTACCATGCTTATTAGTTTTAATTGATTATTTTGGCTTTTGAGTTTGGTGTTCCTAAAACAATCAGTTTGATTTTTGTGCAGCTTCGCAAGTCAACCATGAATAAATATCTTTCCTGTCTAGGTCTTGTACATCAGCATTCTGCCTGGAGGATGATATATAAGTTCTAGATAATTTCTTGCAGTTTTGATCAGCCAAGTTATTGACAAAACGTCTGTTTGATCTTTGCACTGGCCATAAAGAATGTTTGATTCAGATATTTCTGGGCTAAAAAATAGACCAGAGACGGATTTTACGTGTTCATTGGAGTTTTATGCTACCTTAATATCATAACCTTTCTGAGAATAGAGTTTCTTCATTTTGTGAGAGCggaaattttatttattgttttggtTACTTGTATATGAGCAACAATGGCTTTGAGGTTCAGAAATGTCCTGTTATTTTCAGTTGTTTTTATAGTGATGTACAGTTGCATCGTAGCAGAGCCTGAGATGGAAAACAGAGGAAAAATAAGGACTGCCCCTAATAGGAATTTGGGTGGTACCGATATAGATGGAATTGGTACAGAGAATAGCTTTGGGGGTTCAGAGCATGGTTCTAGTAAGTTGGATGAGGGGAAGGGCGGGAATAGTAAAGTTCCAGTCATCACAGTTGCATGGATGACTCTGGTGATGGCTGCTGCTACTGGGCTAGGTGCAGTGCCGTTCTTCTTTGTGGAGCTTGATCCACAATGGGCTGGAATATGCAACGGAATGGCTGCTGGGGTGATGTTAGCTGCAAGCTTTGACCTTGTGCAGGAAGGGCAGGCCCGTGGTAGTGGTAGCTGGGTTGTGATAGGGATTCTTTCAGGCGGCTTTTTCATTTGGCTTTGTAAAAAGGTATTGATTAATGAGCCCcagttatttttttctttcaataatcTATTTATGGATTCCTTTCTTAATATTCTCCATCTTATGTATGTCCTTTGGGTTTTTATACACATCTATTAACCTGCCCAGCACAGCAATCTCCATTTTCATATTGATATGTCACTTAGCTAAGATTAGATCTAATGTTATTTAAGGCAATAGGTGCAGCTAATGATGTGCTTAGGCCTACTTATCACTAGGGATAAGGTATATTATTAGTATGGATCACAATAAGATCCAAATATGTGAGGCATTGCTATTATCTCAGATTGGTTTAAGCATTTTCTTAATATGAAATAGGTTTAAATTCTGCATATAGGCTAATCGTCTCAATTATCCAAAATTAGGTATTAACAATCTTACATCTATGCATCAATGCATCATGAAGTATACATCATACTCAAGATAAGGGGGGGAAAGACTGTCAATGAAATCAATTGAGCGGAGTGACATCCAGCATCTATCCTGCCAAGtataaagaaaaaacaaacaagCAACATCCAAACTCTCTGAAGTGTTAGGTTTTaatttaaaagagaaaagataaacGCATGCCAGTTGTACTTTGTGCATGAACTCATGTGCAAGAATAGACACGGGGCaaatgcatagttgtcacggcgtgtAGGctacccaaggcattggagagggtaaaaaatcaaggcgacactaAACAGGCgtccaagtcgaccaaggcgcctaggcaatgccttgtCAACAATGGGCAAATGCCTGTGTGAAGCCTTGTGCTTGTTACCCAGGGGAGGGTTTTGCCTTAAATGTCGGTgtctcttccccctttgaacAACACTCACTAGTTCCCTTTGATTTTGAAGCAGTTTTTATCTATGAGATATGATTAGTTTGTGCAAAGGTAATGCAATTCAACAAtgcctttcttcttttttaaattgTGGATGCTTGAACTCGAGCATTTTTTCTGAACAAAATTACTTTCAACTCGATAAATAAGCTTAAGAATGACTCTTTTGGACTTTTCCGTGTATCAAGTCTCTGCTTTATATGCCTACATTACAGTCGTTAATAACTCTTATTGTTCTATTGGCCCATGATGCTGCAACGGAGGTTTAGGATGTATGTACTTATCGAGAAATGCAGTTCATTTTGCATCTGTTCAGTTTGAGTATGATATCTTCATTAGCAACTTTGCCTTAGAAATGATTAATATTTTGTACCATGCTTCATTTTGTGCAGTTTCTTGAACAATATGGGGAAGTAAGCATGTTGGACATAAAAGGCGCAGATGCCAGTAAAGTCATTCTTGTTATCGGTATAATGACACTTCATTCTTTTGGAGAGGGATCTGGTGTTGGAGTCTCTTTTGCTGGTTCCAAAGGATTTTCTCAAGGACTGTTGGTAACCTTGGCTATCGCTGTCCACAACATACCAGAAGGATTAGCTGTGAGCATGGTTCTTGCATCAAGAGGGGTTTCTCCATATAATGCCATGTTGTGGAGTGTGATTACATCATTACCCCAGGTAAGATCTGATGGTTTCTTACAGGCAAAAGGTGCTTTGCAtttaaatatattaaaaccTTCCTATGTGTCAACCTTATTATGCGGTTTATGCCATTTGGAAGGGTGATAAATCAACTGTTGGATAGATAGAACAGGATCTGGATTGGCTATTttagaaattttcttttccatgtGGCCAACTCCATTCGGGCTGGAACTTGAGATGTGAGTAAAGGATCTTGCGCCCTACCTGCCCACAAAATTTGGACCCAATCTTGACCTGTACAGGAAGGCCTTTCCTCTTTATATACCCAAACATGTCTATTACATGCCTAGTTGTCAGGTGACACCTAGGTGCTACCTAGGCTACAAGGTGGTTCTTGAACCCCTAGGTGACCAGTTGCCATATTGTTCAAGGTGCCTGGATAGAAAACgggggaaaaagaaaggaaagaattaGGAAATGAGGAGAACAGGAAGTTAAAGAGGGGAAATGGAGAGAAAACCCAGAGcgagagaaaaaataagaaggaaaatagGGAGAAGAAGCAGTAACAACTAACAACTGCCACTACTACCGCAGGAAGGGTTGCAGTGGcagccactgccaccaccatcgACTGCCATTAAGAACAGATGTAGTTGCTCCAGCCTGGCTGACAAAAACATGACCTActttggaggcccaaaccaaGAAGTGGTCCAACCCGTTTTTTGggtccaacaagggttggaagtagtttAGTTAttctttaagtcttttatttgtttgagttGGATACGTAGGAATAGACTACTTAGTTTTAGAGATGGTTTGCAAGTTATTTTCGGTTTTAGAGTCTAGTTACGAGTCTTAGTTTTACATCTTTAAATATGGGCATCGCTTGTAACCGATGGACAGAATTGAATAGAAAAATATTGGGTTTTGCTCTGTGTGAGTGTCTGCTTCCTCTTTTCCCCTATAACTTTGAGATTCATCTCATAATTTCCCCCTTCTCATAACCGGGCCTTTACcaattttggtatcagagctgaagtTCCCCATCTCCCTCCCTGTCGATCTCTCTTTGCACaaaatctcttttctctcttcctgtTTCTCCTCTTTTGCTGTTCGTTATTTcgttgtcttttttttttttgaagagtcAAATTGAAAcctaaccccctccgttacaCTCTTCCACATCTCCCTTCAACCCCCACAACAACCCCTCCCTTTTCTACATTTGCAACAACCCCCTGATATCCCTCATCTACCTCTCCGCCACCGTGATATCAGTTGGGTTCCCTTCTAGGGTTACAATtagtggggaaaaaaaaacagcaaaccCCATCCCTGCGATTACCACAACAACCCTCTAGCTCTTCCATCCCTTGTTGTAACCCTACCGCATCCCTTCGATCCCCACATAGAACACATCCTTTCGATTCCCAACAACCCTCCACCATAGTTATccaggcgtcgccatggcgtctaAGCTCCGTGGATGCCTAGCCAGGCGCCCTCCACTACCCTATCTTTTTCTTCCACGTAACTTCGATTGACACCCCCTCTAGGGTTCCgctaggaaaaaaaagagaaagacgAGAGAAGAGTTTCATAGGTGGGAATCAACTCGAGTGTGCTTGGTTTCCTCTATCACGGTTGGATCCATGCATTTCTACTTGTTTTCATCGTCACAACTGGAGTCATTGCGGAGTTCAAACACTGCTACCGCCATTCTCGCTTTCTAGAGAGGTCAAAACGATCCAAACTCCACCAATTTGGTCCCACACAATAAGTTTTCTCCTTGAAATCCGCCAATTTTCCAATATTGCCATCCCTTAAGTCTTATTTGCTTTAAACCTTTTATTCTGTTTTCCACAATTAACCTTTCCCTCTATACTTATTCTAATTTGTCCTTTTTATTTCTAGCTTCCAAGTTTGTCCCTCCCCCCCATACGTTGCAATCCCTTGTGTTTCCTAGTTTAACTTCCAATATTATGCTATTGCCATCCTATTATTTACTGTTTTGGCATTAAGTCTTTGTCTTAAGTTTTCTCTTGCTATAGTGGGCCCATAATGATTCTGAAAAGGATTTCTGAACCCCGTGATTGCCATCAATTTGGAGGTTCTATCCATATTTTAACCATGGTGGCCAATAGTGAGATTCTTCAACCGCTCAATTCCTATAAAGGTGAGACCAATCCAAAAATTGACACCCTCTGGACGTGTCGATACCCTCACCGCAGCTGTCAGTTCCTTCCATACTATGATGACATTCATGCAAACTTTTATGATTGACTGGTGGGTCCTGATAAAGGAAAGAGTCCCATGCAATCTGGGGCTTCTTCCAACTCCGTCCCACAGGATCCGTCTCATGGTacgccaccactaccaccacatcacccaccacccaccacccaccacccaccacccaccaccaccaccatatgtCGATGGTTAATATGATGATCCTATTTATGGATCTGAAAGAAGCGCAAAGCTATACATCCTCGTCAATATGATGATCCTATTTATGGAGCTGAAAGAGGTGCAAAGCTATACATCCTCGATTTATGGGGATAACAACCCAAAATAGTAACTTGACCAGATTCACAGTTTGCAGGCATTTATCAGGTGGTATGAGTTGACTGGGGCCAGAAAGATCTTATTTGTAGAGGCTAAGTTGAAGGGCACGGCTCTAGTCTGGTGGatcaagcaacaacaacagaatCAGACTCGAGGCATTGGGTTAGTCACTACTTGGGTTGGGATGAGTAAAACCCTAAACCGGAGTTTTTTGCCTACTGACTACAAGCAGCGTATGCACCTCAAGTTTGCACAGTTGAGACGGGAAGAACTTGACAGTTGAGGAGTATGTCGCCAAATTCTGCAAATCAATGCCGCACTTTTAGCCAGTGGACTGCCTACTATGGAGGAAGCAGTTCAGGTGGCATATCAAGTTGAGGAAAGTCTGAGGAGGTCTTACCCTCGGAGGACTTTTACTAACACATGTCCCAGAGGTGATAGCTCTCGCTGATGctgatttatcaccaaattgggcttcttttattcggaataagtttagggttgggatatatatatatatatatatatatatatttattgggcctttgatcccaagggtttttttttaatgtaataggccacttttatgggcctaaagttggggtacatgagttgcatacaggattagccctatacttagtttattttcatgtttttaatgttttaaattgaaccggcccAAAACTGGTTTGAagcagtggttcaatttaagtgattttattagttttcttttagttgtttagttgggctggattaggactctattttgagtctatttctgtttcctagttagtttaagttacctaaaaggttagggatagggttaggcctttcctttttagtgtccaagtctatttttgagtcctctatataagtttgtaagggaggccagcattgagtAATAATTTGATTAATACAATTTAGCTTTATGCGTGCTGCCATTGATGCTGTTCCTTGTGAgattgcatccttgtgggtttatcaaggtgaaagggtaggtggactcctgcgactccttgcatcatgaagatcgggaggttttcTCACAATTGCTCAAGCTGCTGTTTTTGGGGATCTCTTCAAACCAGTAAgctattttaatttcagttattcccttctacttctcatcctctaacctaaaccTACCTTCCCCATCGATCCAATTCAGATCACCAAACCAGCATCCTTATTCTCTCCATCAATCATCATTAAACTTCATCCACAGCCTTCATACTTTACTCGACAACAACCCTAATTTCAATTCTTCATTGCAGCCTTATaatccctaaccctaattctgccctagttTATCTATGCTGTCCATTCTGTCCCATTCGGCCAGCATAGTTAAAAACTCTgatttacctggctcctagtaggtctcctacctatctaggactacattactcgCCCATAGTTGTCTTCTTCTTAGGAGAAGTCGGTTTCGGTTAGTAAACCATGGATTAGTGGTTCTTCTATGGCACCTACACCACTGGTTCATCCTTCCCACTTAGCTGAGGTTCAGACAAACCTTAGTCTCCACCCTGACATGGATATGACAGGACTTCGGTGAAGTGAAGGTAGCAACTATTCAACGTTTCACGTGCAAGGAGTACAAACATATGTTTGCTGAATGCCCTAACCGGTTGGTAGCTTACATAAACAAAGACAATTTCATACCATTTGCATTGGAAGGGTAACGGAAGACAGGGACAGTAAATTTGGAGGTGGAGTGTGAGCGTGAGCCTACTGAAATCGATGACGGTGTGATTCAATAGTGGTATGTTATTCGTCCTCTCTTGACTACACATAAGGTTCCTGACGAGGAAGAGTGGTTTCGTAATATCTTGCAGACCAGGGTGCGATGCAATGACAACTTGTGTACTATGGTGATTAACCCCATTAGTTGCACCAACGTCGTCACTGAAGATGATATTAGCAAGTTTGATTTGAAGATGGAACCTCATTCGAATCCCTATAAGGTTACGTTAGTGAACAACACAAATCTCAAGATTAATGAAAGGTGTTTGCTCACCTGTTGCATTGGTGGATTGATTGATTAGGTGCACTATGATTTCCTCCCTCTAAAAGTTCGCCACATTCTTTTGGGACGTCCATGGTTGTATAATAAGAAAGCTAAGCATTGTGTTTATGAGAATACACATTCTTTTCAGAATGGTGGGCTTGAGATGGAGTTTCTTCCGACGAAGGATCTTTTGTCTATCAACAATCAAGCGGACTGTTGGTACATTTCTCCTCCGATGAGTTGACTCAGAAGGCATTCTTAGACCTCATCCAAACTTGACAGAGTCGAGTTCTTTTCAGAGGACGTGGGCTGATGCAGTTGCTCTAGCCTGGCTAGACAAacatgacccactttggaggcTGATGCAGTGAAGACGCTCCATGGCCAAGAATGGGAggggagtttagtcccacatcgatcGGGTAGTGTGCAGCAATTTGtcttatgaccttggaagggccTCTCCATCCTGATCTCtggcttttgggttggacgtctttaagtggtatcaaagcgggTTGTTTGTGCACCGGCCATGTTGGGGCCCATGGCCCAAAACTGAGGGGATTTGATGCAGTGAATGTGCTCCATGgcaggaatgggaggggagtttagtcccacattggtcaaGTAGTGTGCGTTAGTTTGGCTTATGACCTTGAAAGGGCCTCTCCACCCTGAagcttgggtttttgggttggACGTCATTAGAAGCCCAAACCAAGAATCGGTCCAACTGGGGTTTTTTGGTCCACCAAGGTTGAAAGTAGCCAAGTTATttgtttagtcttttatttgtttgagttGGATATGTAGGAATAGGGTACTTAGTTTTAGAGTTGGTTTGCaagttattttcagttttagagtatAGTTAAGAGTCTTAGTTTTACATCTTTAAATATGGGCATTGCTTGTAACCGGTGGACAGAATTGAATAGAAAAATATTGGGTTTTAATCTGTGTGAGTGTGTGGTTGTGTGCTTCCTCTTtcccccctgcaactctgagacTCATCTCAGAAATTCCCCTTCTCgtaaccggccctccaccaagaAGAGAGATGGAAGCAGCATCAGCTGCTACTACgtctgccaccaccaccatcaagagaagaagaagaagagaaggaagggtACCTGCCTGGTGTAGCTGTTGCCTCTAGATTTGTCTGTGACATAATCTCTGCCTGGCATCAAATCCGATGAGTCATCCAAAATCGAGATGACTggaagagggaggaagaagatggatctGCAGTGTTCTATTATTATTGtagtgttatttttatttttgtaagtaaagtattttcttatttacatATAAGTCTTTTAATATTTATAAGTAAAAGGGACCAAATTTCGCATTTTACACCAGAGGCGCCTTTTAAAAttagaattaaaagaagaaattctAAACATTTATACTTAACCCCCTCATTTAATATGTAATGCCCTAGTTGCCTATGAGACTCCTAAGCGACCTCTAATCGCTTAGCGTTGCTGTGACAACTATTATTACATTGTGTAAGTTGTCCATTTCAGTTTGCAGTGTAATGGAGAAGATTCAGCATGATTTTTTAAGTAATGAATGAAGATATGAGGGAAGAAGTTTCACATTCAAACCTTAAAATTCTGGAGTCATAGAGATACATTGCAGGACAATATTAGGTTGTTGCTTTGGAAATTGTCATGGAGGTTTGAGAAAGAAATTTTGCTTTCTGGAGAAGGTTTATAGATTTCAAATTTGGAGTGATGGAAGGGATTCTTGAGAGGTGTCACCTTCAAGGATGGGAATGGGATTAGGCTTTTGTCAATGTTGGTTTATATGTACGTTATGATGTTTTTGGAGGAAAGGTGTGAGAACAGTTATCTTGAATGGTTTAGGATAGACTATCAAGAGTGGAGGTATTCATCTAAACTGCTGTGCTGATGAGATCCCTTAAAATTGAAACCTGCTGGCTGCTGGAACTCCATATTCAACTGTCTAtatcttccttcccttttttgatAGCCTTTATCCAAGCAATTGTAAGTTGTTGTGGGCCTTTAGATAGCTAATATTCATATTGTatgataagaaaaaataaaaagtaaaaggaaagaagtTGGACGATCTTCCAAGATGTGGAATACTCTTGGTTGTGTGaacccttcttgttgaatggATTGGCGTCTAAAGAGTCTACTGATATAGAAAGGGACGTATATGACTTGTCTGGCTATTGTCTAGCTACatgctctttttctttaataGCATTGTTAGTGTGTCCTTGTGCACAGTATTCTGGGGTTTTTTTGATAGTCATCTTCATTCATTCTTTGTAACAAAAGAAAAGGACTGGTGGGAGGAGCAATCTGTCATAAAACTGGCACCCATATGTTGACTCTTCTTGCTGATTATATGTTGGTGCCTAAGGCTCTACCTAATTACATGGGAATGTTGGAAATTGAGTATTTTAGGAAGAA
Encoded here:
- the LOC122648355 gene encoding putative zinc transporter At3g08650; this translates as MALRFRNVLLFSVVFIVMYSCIVAEPEMENRGKIRTAPNRNLGGTDIDGIGTENSFGGSEHGSSKLDEGKGGNSKVPVITVAWMTLVMAAATGLGAVPFFFVELDPQWAGICNGMAAGVMLAASFDLVQEGQARGSGSWVVIGILSGGFFIWLCKKFLEQYGEVSMLDIKGADASKVILVIGIMTLHSFGEGSGVGVSFAGSKGFSQGLLVTLAIAVHNIPEGLAVSMVLASRGVSPYNAMLWSVITSLPQPIVAV